The Solea senegalensis isolate Sse05_10M linkage group LG14, IFAPA_SoseM_1, whole genome shotgun sequence genomic sequence TCTACTACTTCTGTGAATTAACATTACTCCTCAACCATACAAGTGCTCCAATGACAAACTATTACCTTGACACTGGAGTAAAACACTTAACACAGAGTACAAATATCATGATCATTTGCAAAGTAGGAAGGTTCTCTTACCCTGTTATGGACATTTagcagtttaattaaactgtaCTAATTTAATTAAACCCTTAACCAACATTTATATTATTCTGTGGCTTAATCTGGGATGTTTTACAGTATGGGCAAGtatgaatgaacaaaacacttgaaTGACCACGGAGTCTTTTCTAAACTTTTATTGCTGACATGGGATTGAAACAGCGTCAGTGCTTCAGTCGTGCTCTTGGGTGGTTGTTATGGCTTCAGTTGTCCACCAGATGTCAGCGTCACTGAAGCGTTGAAGCTTTGAATCTTTGTTAGCAAAGCCTCCCGCGCTTCATAAGGCTTCACTTGCCCACCACTACCACTAAGATAAAttgacaaaagttactcaccattctgggcgggccaccaatctggaccaggtcgaacacgccatCCCGGAGCGCCTTGCTGCGTTTTTATAAAGGAGCTAATGCACGCGACCACattttcggcgtctgacgtcacgccgcggtagtttactttctttctcttctttcttttttgaggttttagGGCGGTTGGCGCATTATCGCCGTAATGAACTTAATGCATTATGCATTAAGTTTCCTCCTGAATAGTTTCAGTAGTTAAGCAGCAACACTTTTTTCGCCTCTTTTTTTTCGTTCCATGgctcgtgcagcttctcttctcAGTAACATCACAGACCTGTTGGCTGGAGGGACATTAAataggaagaggaggaggaagcaatcagcggtcatcagctgattggaaaacacctgcgtgaagacgagcaggtgtgttgtgtcaaaCAACGatttaccgccaccatctggtatggagtgtgggcTGTTGATCTCACTGAACTAttacgtatatatatactacaaaacacaaaaaaacaacaacctatatatgcatacatatacacctattcatacacacacacatcaatgaacattgtggttttaagaaactgaagtaATATCTTGTAACACTCACTCCGGTTCTTCCACAATACATCTATTAACTCCAATTATTCATCAATGTCTCTCAACTAATTAATCATTACTTGTCTCTCCCTTTGGTATTTCTGACATTGTGTTCtaacatgatgaatggattcctcctgcccacagtgatcacatctgtctatattgtgtttattgatgagaaaTTATGTGTTGTTCAGTCCTGTATGGCCAAATCTGATCCTTgatattatattttcctctttcctgcttctttctgtGTGCCTAGCCGCTCCCACTTTTCTTTGGATACTGtaaaatcctcctcctttcctctactcctcccattgtttttgccatctctcctttagtttttgtttaatgatgctgttcatttctgttttgcttaattttattgttaaatctaatataattattatgtcctgttgctgctttttcCATATGCAATCATACAGagaacaaatacacaacaatcACAAAGCAAATGTTTTCACTCCACCTTGATCTTCAAATCCAAATCATattacacacacagcaggcatccgatataaataattaaagcaCATATACAATCATccatgttttaacacattattaCCACAACAAATACTCAGTGGAAGACAATTCTTCCCTGTTGAGGTTATGGAGAGTTTGTGTCATTAATCAATCTCTGTAGCTGTAGTTATTACAGGTGCCCATGTAACAGAGAAAGCTTGTAGCTTGTAGTTGTACTTTTCACGTATAGTCCTTACtaagcaaaacaacaactttgaatGTATGCAATtgctgtatttaatatttattctgctcactacttaaataaataactgcattAGCGTATCCAAGTCTACACTCGGAAAACTACATTTCCCCTAAGACTGAAAGCCGTACACGGAAATGACGTATAGAGTTTTCCGCCGCCGTCAAGGGCATTGAAAACTGCATTAACGTTAGCTTAGCTGCAACACTCCACACGTGTTTTCTGTCAGTCCCTTAAAGTTCTCATTCTCAGTATCGACATCGTTGGAGATGGACGGGTTCGGTTCAGACTTCTCAGCGGGAGCATCCGGCGGTAAAATGGACCCCGGCACCATCATGGAGCAGGTGAAGGTGCAGATCGCGGTTGCTAACgctcaggagctgctgcaggtaAGTCAGAAGTGCTAAGCTAACATGACTAGCCTATGGAAACTAATCTAGTATGATAATGAACTGATGAAGTTTCCTGTTGCAATGCTTACATAGAAAATTGAAATCGCATCAATGACACATTACTTATTGAAACATGTTCAAATGCTGTTGACACAAAGACTGTTACGTTCAAAATCGATTCATTTCTCAATCATGTTTTTTCGATTAATGAATTAGTTTGTCAGTTTAATAATATCGGTGAAAAATATCGCTCATTGTTTCGTTCTTATTTTCCTCTCAtagatttagtttagtttatttgtcaTAGGCTGTCAAAGAAATCCACATTGACGAAGCTGAAATCGGAGAAATTGCTATTATGTACACTTAAACCATTCATCTAACATTGTAGCCTTGCATGCAGTTTAGTGAGCAATTGATAATCAATGAGTTGTTACTGAAAACCATGACTTGACTACCAGATCTATGTTGTACTTAGAGTAATTTCAATACTTCTTAAGTCTCAGCTGTCTGTCAACTGTGGTGATTAACAATATCTCCCTTTATGTTCCAGAGAATGACAGATAAATGCTTCAAGAAGTGTATAGGTAAACCTGGAAGTACACTGGACAACTCTGAGCAGGTGGGTGTGCACCTTCTGTCACCTTCTGTGCTagtaaattacatttacattggGCTTTAAACAAGTTATGTTGTTCATTCATGTTCTGTACATTGAGAATGGGCAATTTTGTAGAAACTGAATTAAGGAAAATGCTTGAAATGTCAAACGGGGTCATTTTATTCAAACATCAAAGGTATCATTGTGAGCATCATACTCccaacaaaacaggaaaaaatatatattttgccAGTCATAGAAATCCATTTCCAACATCTAACACTCATTTAAATGTAGCTTTCTGTTATAGTATATTGAATATTGCAGGGCTTTGAACAAGTTATTTGTAGTCGTAATtaacattttcttcactttttttgacattttgtagaTGAAATGGTTTGATCCTTTTGTAACCTTGTTGCTCTTGGCCTCACAGAAATGTATTGCCATGTGTATGGACCGGTATATGGACGCCTGGAACACCGTGTCTCGAACATACAACTCCAGATTACAGAAGGAAAGGGCCCACATGTGAACATCCATGCCCTTCTTGAGACCGCTGCTGACACAGAAGGAGCACCTTCCACCATCAGAGGTCATGAGCATCATACCTCAGACAGGCGGGGAGAGCCTGTGGACTCTAGCCATAACACTGtctttgtgaacattttcattctGCTCTGAGGAACAGCTCACAATCCAAGTTTGactaattatgtttttatgttataaaCGAGCATTTAATTTCCTGGTTCATATGTAAAAGAaaccactgttgttgtttttttacagcgtTGTGATATGTCCATGCTGTGAAAGCGAACTGCAGCACCATGGCATTTGTTTTTGGGTATATTTATAACATAATATGTTCAGGACAGTCAGACTTCAACATAAACATGTCATTCAGTTTCATATATTCCTGCCATAAAGGTTGATTTGAATTTTTTGGTCGCAACAGTTTCACCTTAAAACACAATCAGCAGTGTGCCaccatttattttctattcCTAATGACATTCTGCTCTGAAAAACACTCAGTGAGAATAAGCAACAACACAACTGGCTTTTTTCTACACATGCTGCTACTGTGAAAGACCTATTTAAAATCAGCAGGGAGAACTGAGGAACACATTGGTGTTTTCACAACCATGAACCTGACATTCACAAGCTTCTTAACAGTCTGCTATCACAGTACGCCTGGAGAACAAAACAGTTTTGTCTGACCTGTTTTCTAGTTGTCACTCTatatgctgccctccacagtagTGGGCTTGTTTGAGCAGGGTCTGCCTTGCTGTAGATGGGGTACTGAACCATTCCTAGTTTTTTGTGTGCAGTTCATGGGCTGTCTGGAAACcagaatctttttttcccctctctatCTTGCTGAGTTTGTGTCTGGAAGTAAGACCCAGACAAGCATGTGAGCAATATTTGAAATATAACGATTATCAGGAGAATAAAGCTCATCAAACAGGTCGTCTTGTTTCTATGTAATAAGTGTCTATCGATGAATGAAATGTCATCCTTTACCCAAttcaagtttaaaaaagaattcaAAGCTAATTCCACTACCACCATCTCACACAGGATTATTTTCCCCAGAAAATCCCACCCACAAATAGCAATTTATAACATTGGAACTTTTCCCATTTTTCCAGGAACAGATACAAAAAGACAAGGAAATTTACCCATAAATGAACCATGTATATTCTGAGCCccacacacaatgaaaaaaaaagaatcaggaaaataaataactgaaataaatattttcagtcgtgcttttttttccatctggaTTCTCCGTGTTCCCTTAGTACATGTTGAAAAAGAATTTCAGATGACAGTACAGGATacaaaccctaaccttaacacgAATAGATCAGACAATTCAATGCTTTGGTATCAGAATATCTGGGTGGCTTTTAGCATGACTTAAGTCCATGTACAGTACAATGCTCGGGAGAGGATGTATTGAGAAAGTCCACTGTGTCCACATGGATTGCCATTTCCTTGCTGGTACGgctgcatttttaaaactttcagAAAGGCACGTAAGTGGATATCCATTTCCGGACAGCTGTCACTCGAGTGTAAACCCCTGGAAAACCTATTCGCCCACATCCATGT encodes the following:
- the timm13 gene encoding mitochondrial import inner membrane translocase subunit Tim13; translation: MDGFGSDFSAGASGGKMDPGTIMEQVKVQIAVANAQELLQRMTDKCFKKCIGKPGSTLDNSEQKCIAMCMDRYMDAWNTVSRTYNSRLQKERAHM